The Halorhodospira halophila sequence ACCGGCATCAAGCCACTGCACGCCAACATCGACGCCGGCACCGGTCAGTCATCGCTGCCCCCGCCCTCCTCGGCGGCCCCACCGCGATGCCCCTCCAGTGCCTGGACACGACGGAAGAGGCTGTCGAGCTGCGTAAAACGAACCGTGTTGCGTCGCCACTGCCGGACCGGTTGCGCCGGCAGCGGCGAGGCGTAGGCGCCGGGCTCCCGAATCGATCCGGTGACCCCGGTCATCCCCATCAGAGAGACGCCGTCGGCGATGCGGATGTTGTCGGTGATCGCGACCAGCCCGCCAATCATGCAATCCCGTCCGATGATGGTGCTGCCCGCAACGACTGCGGCGCCAGCGATGACGGTACGGGCACCCACGCGGCAGTTGTGGGCGATGTGGACGTGGTCATCGAGCTTGACCCCGGCCTCGATGACCGTGTCCTCAAGCGCCCCGCGGTCCACCGTGGCATTGGCACCGATCTCAACGTCATCGCCGATTTCGACCGCGCCGATCTGCGGAACCTTGCGCCACCCCTTGCCATCGGGCAGAGGGGCATAACCGAAGCCATCGGCACCGATCACCGCTCCGGCATGGATACGCACCCGTTCACCGGTGCGACACCCGCCACCGAGCACCGCATTGGGACCGAGCCAGCCGCCCGCCCCCAGCCGGGCCGCGGCTCCGACGAAGGCTCCCGGAGCCACTGTACTGCCCGCGC is a genomic window containing:
- the lpxD gene encoding UDP-3-O-(3-hydroxymyristoyl)glucosamine N-acyltransferase: MTSAMTIQELAARVGARVAGDGDRPVRRAATLLGAGDDAVAFCTSQRHLSDLRRCAAAAVLVRAEYESECPVTALVVGDPYLAFIDAVELLHPEAPAPTGVQSGAVVSSEAVLEDGVSVGPNAVVEAGAMLGAGSTVAPGAFVGAAARLGAGGWLGPNAVLGGGCRTGERVRIHAGAVIGADGFGYAPLPDGKGWRKVPQIGAVEIGDDVEIGANATVDRGALEDTVIEAGVKLDDHVHIAHNCRVGARTVIAGAAVVAGSTIIGRDCMIGGLVAITDNIRIADGVSLMGMTGVTGSIREPGAYASPLPAQPVRQWRRNTVRFTQLDSLFRRVQALEGHRGGAAEEGGGSDD